In Vicinamibacteria bacterium, a single genomic region encodes these proteins:
- the radA gene encoding DNA repair protein RadA, which yields MTKLRLVFACQACGFESSKWLGRCPECGEWNSFLEERQETTPAAKGRPASPGIAGRPKPYATVDGSDADRIPSGLDEFDRVLGGGLVPGSLVLIGGEPGIGKSTLLLQVAHLLGRSHGSVLYVSGEESERQIKLRGERLGIAGSGLFLMGETALERILEEVDALKPAFLIVDSVQTVYSAKFPSAPGSISQVREVATQLLFLAKGRGITSFLIGHVTKDGSLAGPKSLEHIVDTVLYFEGEKRQHHRIVRAVKNRFGAVSEMGVFEMTGTGLQPVANPSALFLAERLAGSPGSAVVATMEGSRPLLVEVQALVSPTSFGTPRRMSLGIDPNRTSLLLAVLEKRVGLELLSDDVFVSVAGGLEVGEPAADLGVAAAVASSFRNRPLPARTAVFGEVGLAGEVRSAGQANLRIREAAQMGFTRCLLPARNLPLGSSPGEDSIELVGVETLSQALSRLLDEPGG from the coding sequence TTGACGAAGCTCCGGCTCGTCTTCGCCTGCCAGGCCTGCGGCTTCGAGAGCTCGAAGTGGCTGGGGCGCTGCCCGGAGTGCGGGGAGTGGAACAGCTTCCTGGAGGAGCGGCAGGAAACCACGCCCGCGGCCAAGGGCCGCCCGGCCTCCCCGGGGATCGCGGGGCGGCCCAAGCCCTACGCGACCGTGGACGGGAGCGACGCCGACCGCATCCCCTCCGGCCTCGACGAGTTCGACCGCGTGCTCGGGGGCGGGCTCGTGCCCGGCTCTCTGGTCCTCATCGGGGGCGAGCCCGGCATCGGCAAGAGCACGCTCCTGCTTCAAGTGGCCCACCTGCTGGGCCGCTCCCACGGCTCCGTGCTCTACGTCTCCGGCGAGGAGTCCGAGCGTCAGATCAAGCTAAGGGGGGAGCGCCTGGGGATCGCGGGGAGCGGGCTCTTCCTGATGGGCGAGACCGCCCTCGAGCGCATCCTGGAGGAGGTGGACGCGCTCAAGCCCGCCTTCCTGATCGTGGACTCGGTACAGACCGTCTACTCCGCCAAGTTTCCCTCCGCCCCCGGCAGCATCAGCCAGGTGCGGGAGGTGGCGACCCAGCTCCTTTTCCTGGCCAAGGGGCGCGGAATCACCAGTTTCCTCATCGGCCATGTGACCAAGGACGGCAGCCTCGCTGGGCCCAAATCCCTCGAACACATCGTGGACACCGTCCTCTACTTCGAGGGGGAGAAGAGGCAGCACCACCGGATCGTGCGGGCGGTCAAGAACCGCTTCGGCGCGGTCTCGGAGATGGGCGTCTTCGAGATGACGGGAACAGGCCTGCAGCCGGTCGCCAACCCCTCCGCCCTCTTCCTGGCCGAGCGCCTCGCGGGATCCCCGGGCTCGGCGGTGGTGGCGACCATGGAGGGGTCCCGGCCCTTGCTGGTGGAGGTCCAGGCCCTCGTCTCGCCCACCTCCTTCGGCACCCCGCGCCGGATGTCCCTGGGCATCGACCCCAACCGCACCTCGCTCTTGCTGGCCGTCCTCGAGAAGCGCGTCGGGCTCGAACTGCTGAGCGATGACGTGTTCGTGAGCGTGGCGGGGGGCCTGGAAGTGGGGGAGCCCGCGGCCGATCTGGGGGTGGCGGCGGCGGTGGCCTCCTCCTTTCGGAACCGGCCCCTGCCCGCCCGCACCGCGGTCTTCGGCGAGGTCGGCCTGGCCGGCGAAGTGCGGAGCGCGGGCCAGGCCAACCTGAGGATCCGCGAGGCGGCCCAGATGGGTTTCACGCGTTGCCTCCTTCCCGCCCGCAACCTTCCCCTGGGAAGCTCCCCCGGCGAGGACTCGATCGAGCTCGTGGGCGTGGAGACGCTCTCCCAGGCCCTGTCGCGCCTCCTCGACGAGCCCGGGGGGTGA
- a CDS encoding PIN domain-containing protein, producing MWLILFRLFVVALLAHAGWFYTPIPGQPLAGVTLGLIAAVGLITLEVKLRNVPAHRLVGSLVGGVTGLFGARLVWGAMEGLDLVAEHFIHALLIVFLVYMGIVIGGRKGEWFEPARIIAAFKDSSRLHQYKVLDTSVIIDGRIADICETGFLEGTLVVPQFVLRELQQVADSSDSLKRNRGRRGLDILQKVQKMSNVQVQIVETDFPEIREVDLKLIELARRMSGKIVTNDFNLNKVAQLRGVAVLNINELANSLKPVVLPGEVLRVFIIKEGKEAGQGVAYLDDGTMVVVDQAKKAMGRTIEVTVTSVLQTTPGKMIFCRWAEAPAQGEDSGRFRSPDRREARNGRDYRGDRRDERFAPPERAPGTSAPEGQAVDPARSSPEPAPAGDAPAGKVD from the coding sequence ATGTGGCTCATCCTCTTTAGGCTGTTCGTGGTGGCCCTCCTGGCCCACGCCGGTTGGTTCTACACCCCCATCCCCGGCCAGCCCCTAGCCGGCGTCACCCTCGGACTCATCGCGGCCGTGGGTCTCATCACCCTCGAGGTGAAGCTGCGCAACGTCCCCGCCCATCGCCTGGTGGGCTCCTTGGTGGGAGGGGTGACCGGTCTCTTCGGAGCCCGGCTCGTATGGGGGGCGATGGAGGGCCTGGACCTGGTAGCCGAGCACTTCATCCACGCCCTCCTCATCGTGTTCCTCGTCTACATGGGGATCGTCATCGGGGGGCGCAAGGGGGAGTGGTTCGAGCCCGCCCGCATCATCGCCGCTTTCAAGGACTCCTCTCGCCTCCACCAATACAAGGTCCTCGACACCTCCGTGATCATCGACGGTCGTATCGCTGACATCTGTGAGACCGGCTTCCTGGAAGGCACCCTCGTCGTCCCCCAGTTCGTGCTCCGGGAGCTCCAGCAGGTGGCCGACTCCTCGGATTCCCTGAAGCGCAACCGCGGCCGGCGGGGCCTGGACATCCTGCAGAAGGTCCAAAAGATGTCGAACGTCCAGGTGCAGATCGTGGAGACCGACTTTCCGGAGATCCGGGAGGTGGACCTCAAGCTGATCGAGCTGGCCCGTCGCATGAGCGGGAAGATCGTGACCAACGACTTCAACCTGAACAAGGTGGCCCAGCTGCGCGGGGTGGCCGTGCTCAACATCAACGAGCTGGCCAACTCCCTGAAGCCGGTCGTGCTGCCGGGCGAGGTTCTGCGCGTCTTCATCATTAAAGAAGGCAAAGAGGCCGGCCAGGGGGTGGCCTACCTGGACGACGGGACCATGGTGGTGGTGGACCAGGCCAAGAAGGCCATGGGCCGGACCATCGAGGTCACGGTAACGAGCGTGCTGCAGACCACCCCGGGCAAGATGATCTTCTGCCGCTGGGCGGAGGCCCCCGCCCAAGGGGAGGACAGCGGCCGCTTCCGATCTCCCGATCGGCGGGAGGCCCGCAACGGGCGCGACTATCGGGGCGACCGGCGGGACGAACGGTTCGCGCCCCCGGAACGCGCGCCGGGAACGTCGGCCCCCGAGGGACAGGCCGTGGATCCGGCGCGCTCCTCCCCCGAGCCGGCCCCCGCGGGTGACGCCCCCGCGGGCAAGGTCGACTGA
- a CDS encoding lysophospholipid acyltransferase family protein, whose product MRALLAVPIIALCTLAFGAAAVVGGLCDRSGRLGRGLARSWARIILRALGVRVEVAGSENVPPGPAVYAANHGSALDIPILFGYLPVDFRIIHKRSLYFIPILGWALYLGGHIGIDRAKAFRARKSLGAAAERIRRGTSVAVFPEGTRSPDGRVRPFKRGSFVLAAEAEVPVVPVSLLGVKRVVPHGIRTLRPGTVQLTIHPAIPLAGRPQDAEALAEEVRRIVGGGEA is encoded by the coding sequence GTGAGGGCCCTTCTCGCGGTCCCCATCATCGCCCTCTGCACATTGGCCTTCGGCGCCGCCGCCGTGGTGGGCGGTCTCTGCGACCGCAGCGGCCGCCTCGGCCGCGGACTGGCCCGCTCCTGGGCCCGGATCATCCTGAGGGCCCTGGGCGTCCGGGTGGAGGTGGCGGGGAGCGAGAACGTCCCGCCCGGTCCCGCGGTCTATGCCGCCAACCACGGCAGCGCCCTCGACATCCCCATCCTGTTCGGCTACCTGCCCGTGGACTTCCGCATCATCCACAAGCGCTCGCTCTATTTCATCCCCATCCTCGGCTGGGCCCTCTACCTGGGCGGCCACATCGGGATCGATCGCGCCAAGGCCTTCCGGGCCCGCAAGAGCCTGGGGGCGGCCGCGGAAAGGATCCGCCGGGGCACGAGTGTCGCCGTCTTCCCCGAGGGAACGCGCAGCCCCGACGGCCGCGTCCGCCCGTTCAAGCGGGGTAGCTTCGTGCTGGCCGCGGAGGCGGAGGTGCCCGTGGTTCCGGTGTCGCTCCTGGGCGTGAAGCGGGTGGTGCCGCACGGCATCCGGACGCTGCGCCCGGGCACGGTCCAGCTGACGATCCATCCCGCGATCCCCTTGGCCGGGCGGCCCCAGGATGCCGAGGCCCTGGCCGAGGAGGTGCGTCGGATCGTGGGAGGCGGGGAGGCATGA
- the dacB gene encoding D-alanyl-D-alanine carboxypeptidase/D-alanyl-D-alanine-endopeptidase — MKRGGLASALVALILSGGRVSPAPAPDALASAIDRILDRPALAPAFWGIEVRSLKTGKLVYARNAEKNFQPASTLKLVTTAAALDAFGPEARLRTTVETVGRLDGGGRILGDVYLVGRGDPALSGRFSPGGPTAAFEELAEGLRAAGVRRIEGRLVGHEGAFKGDRRGADWGWEDLVWWYGSEVSALSLNDGCAQITVAAGERAGDPVVLERSPLSAYYRVISTATTSPAGTKSDLTLVRDPGTNTIRMSGTHPLAGPPWEGWVALEDPARYATTVFAEILEAKGIRVMGALDTFSGPLPEGLHVLAAHDSPPLAEILKVVNKESHNLRAEILLRLLGLRVKGEGTVAAGQEAVKDFLERLGVRTDAWKLKDGSGLSRSDVLSPHGLVGLLVAMDRHPYAQAFRESLAVAGVDGTLKSRMRGTAAQGRLAAKTGTLHLAQALAGYASTSGGDRLAFALLVNHHPEPREAMAALDEIAARLVGP; from the coding sequence ATGAAGCGGGGCGGCCTGGCGAGCGCGCTGGTCGCGCTCATTCTCTCGGGGGGGCGGGTGAGCCCCGCCCCCGCGCCCGACGCCCTCGCGTCCGCGATCGACCGCATCCTCGACCGCCCCGCCCTCGCCCCCGCATTCTGGGGGATCGAGGTGCGCAGCCTGAAGACGGGGAAGCTCGTCTACGCGCGGAATGCCGAGAAGAATTTCCAGCCCGCCTCCACCCTCAAGCTCGTCACGACCGCGGCCGCCCTCGACGCCTTCGGCCCCGAAGCCCGCCTGCGCACGACCGTGGAGACCGTCGGGCGCCTCGACGGCGGGGGCCGCATCCTGGGTGACGTGTATCTGGTGGGGCGGGGCGATCCCGCCCTCTCCGGCCGCTTCAGCCCGGGGGGGCCGACGGCCGCCTTCGAGGAGTTGGCGGAGGGCCTGCGGGCGGCCGGAGTGCGGCGGATCGAAGGGCGGCTCGTGGGTCACGAGGGGGCCTTCAAGGGGGACCGCCGGGGGGCGGACTGGGGTTGGGAGGACCTCGTATGGTGGTACGGGTCGGAGGTCTCGGCCCTCTCCCTGAACGACGGCTGCGCCCAGATCACGGTGGCGGCCGGTGAGCGCGCGGGGGACCCCGTGGTTCTCGAGCGCAGCCCCCTCTCGGCGTACTACCGCGTGATCTCGACCGCCACCACCTCCCCCGCGGGGACCAAGAGCGACCTCACCCTCGTCCGGGATCCCGGCACAAACACCATCCGCATGTCGGGGACGCATCCCTTGGCCGGACCGCCCTGGGAAGGCTGGGTGGCCCTCGAGGACCCCGCCCGCTACGCGACCACGGTCTTCGCGGAGATCCTGGAGGCCAAGGGGATCCGCGTGATGGGCGCTCTCGACACCTTCTCCGGCCCCCTGCCGGAGGGCCTCCACGTCCTCGCCGCCCACGACAGCCCGCCCCTGGCGGAGATCCTGAAGGTCGTCAACAAAGAGAGCCACAACCTGCGGGCGGAGATCCTGTTGCGCCTCCTGGGTCTGCGGGTGAAGGGGGAGGGAACGGTCGCCGCCGGCCAGGAGGCGGTAAAGGATTTTCTGGAGAGGCTGGGCGTGCGGACGGACGCCTGGAAGCTCAAGGACGGCTCCGGGCTCTCGCGGTCCGACGTCCTCAGCCCCCATGGCCTCGTCGGCCTCCTCGTGGCCATGGACCGCCATCCCTACGCCCAGGCCTTTCGAGAATCGCTGGCGGTAGCGGGCGTCGACGGGACCCTGAAGAGCCGGATGAGGGGAACGGCGGCCCAGGGTCGTCTTGCCGCCAAGACAGGGACCTTGCACCTCGCCCAGGCCTTGGCCGGCTACGCGAGCACGAGCGGGGGCGACCGGCTGGCCTTCGCCCTCCTGGTCAACCACCACCCCGAGCCCAGAGAGGCGATGGCGGCCCTCGACGAGATAGCGGCCCGGCTCGTCGGCCCCTAA
- a CDS encoding phenylalanine--tRNA ligase beta subunit-related protein — translation MEGIPFDLTIDAELEGRVRLGILTLHGVAVHDADAALAAEVDAYCSELKARYGGGASSEVPGAGDARALYKALGLDPTKTRPSNEALLRRALKGEGLFRINTLVDAMNLCSLRYQLPFGLYDLDQIRPPVRLRRGAAGEVYEGIRKGAVNVEGRPVLVDAQGPFGNPTSDSARTMITLATRNALVTVYAPAAYSGARLTAALDGTRDALHRFCGGAPAAPRILPPG, via the coding sequence ATGGAAGGAATACCCTTCGACCTGACGATCGACGCCGAGCTCGAGGGACGGGTCCGACTCGGCATCCTCACCCTGCACGGGGTCGCCGTCCACGACGCGGACGCCGCGCTGGCCGCCGAGGTCGACGCCTACTGCTCGGAGCTGAAGGCCCGATATGGGGGAGGGGCCAGCAGCGAGGTCCCGGGTGCGGGCGACGCCCGCGCGCTCTACAAGGCGCTCGGCCTCGATCCCACCAAGACCCGCCCTTCGAACGAAGCTCTTCTGCGGCGCGCCCTCAAGGGGGAGGGCCTCTTCCGGATCAACACCCTGGTCGACGCCATGAACCTCTGCTCCCTGCGCTACCAGCTCCCCTTCGGCCTCTACGACCTGGACCAGATCCGGCCTCCCGTGCGCCTGCGCCGCGGTGCGGCCGGCGAGGTTTACGAGGGCATTCGCAAGGGGGCGGTGAACGTGGAAGGGCGGCCGGTCCTGGTGGACGCGCAGGGACCCTTCGGGAACCCCACCTCCGACTCGGCTCGCACCATGATTACCCTGGCCACCCGCAACGCGCTCGTCACCGTGTACGCGCCCGCCGCCTACAGCGGGGCCCGCCTCACCGCCGCCCTTGACGGCACCCGCGACGCCCTCCACCGCTTCTGCGGGGGCGCGCCCGCCGCCCCGCGGATCCTGCCCCCGGGCTAG
- a CDS encoding ATP-dependent DNA helicase codes for MAGALETAAAVLSAEEPILAGLSAAQREAVGHGEGPLLIVAGAGTGKTTVLTRRIAYLIASKRARPEEILALTFTEKAALEMAERVDQLIPYGYAETWISTFHAFGDHVLREGALEAGLNPEFRVLTRPEQIIFLRERLWRLPLKRFLPLGEPTRHLSALLTLVSRAKDEDVSPAEYAAWAEKEAATATTEEGGDEADRHLELAAFYQACQALMAEAGLVDFGDQIHRTLALLRERPALLAKLRGRFRYVLVDEFQDTNHAQLELIRLLAGQGSPNITVVGDDDQAIYRWRGAAAANLLAFRSLFPGARQVVLRENYRSTQAILDAAGRLIAYNNPYRLEVVAGIDKRLRAERSAGRPVRHRHFDTVSAEADGVAAMVAEFLEEGRRPRDIALLVRSNGDADPFLPALNLRAIPHRFSGSRGLYAREEVRLLVCFLRALANPEDSVSLFYLAASELYALPPVDLLRLNRYATKKSRPLLEVLRGLPANEDLLGVGEEARQAAGRVLEDLGRAAGDVPNLRTGEVLYRFLQSSGLLARLSREATAEGETRVRNIARFFEGVKAYADLAEHDRVPNFVAHLDLLREAGDDPAVAEADPDEDAVHVLTVHKAKGLEFPVVFLVGCAEWRFPLRPRPGPLELPGALVKETLAGGDPHLQEERRLFYVAMTRAKDELVITSAADYGTSRPRKRSRFLVEALDLPSPAPAPRRTRATEALARHQRAPEATPDPGAAPREDEVLRLSFRQIDDYETCPLKYRYIHRLRVPVLAHHRVLFGSAVHKAVQEHFRARVEGRPFSADALVEAFRRVWVSEGFLSREHEERSLRAGEEMLRRFHAEEAADPLHPTGVEKDFAFYLEPEGGAPFWAKVAGRYDLVVEGAKGITILDFKTGAVGDQEKAQERARESLQLDIYALAHLRTTGRLPERVELRFLESGQRGGKTPTREEAAATEARIRASAALIRENAFPARPSYMACGQCPFREICPHTARGPEAEHDPSTATPELA; via the coding sequence GTGGCGGGAGCGCTCGAGACCGCGGCCGCCGTGCTGTCCGCCGAGGAGCCCATCCTGGCCGGTCTGTCCGCCGCCCAGCGGGAGGCGGTGGGCCACGGGGAAGGGCCGCTCCTCATCGTCGCCGGCGCGGGCACGGGCAAGACCACCGTCCTCACCCGTCGCATCGCCTACCTCATCGCCAGCAAACGGGCCCGCCCCGAGGAGATCCTGGCCCTGACCTTCACCGAGAAGGCGGCCCTGGAGATGGCGGAGCGTGTCGACCAGCTCATCCCCTACGGCTACGCGGAGACCTGGATCTCCACCTTCCACGCCTTCGGCGACCACGTCCTGCGGGAGGGGGCGCTGGAGGCGGGGTTGAACCCGGAGTTCCGCGTGCTGACCCGGCCCGAGCAGATCATCTTCCTGCGCGAGCGGCTCTGGCGCCTGCCCTTGAAGCGCTTCTTGCCCCTGGGCGAGCCCACCCGGCACCTGTCCGCGCTCCTGACCCTGGTGAGCCGGGCGAAGGACGAGGACGTGTCTCCGGCCGAGTACGCGGCGTGGGCAGAGAAGGAGGCGGCCACGGCTACCACCGAGGAGGGCGGGGACGAGGCCGATCGCCACCTTGAGCTGGCCGCCTTCTACCAGGCCTGTCAGGCCCTGATGGCCGAGGCCGGGCTGGTGGACTTCGGCGACCAGATCCACCGCACCCTGGCCCTCCTGCGCGAGCGCCCCGCCCTCCTCGCGAAGCTGCGCGGCCGCTTTCGCTACGTGCTGGTGGACGAGTTCCAAGACACCAACCACGCCCAGCTCGAGCTGATCCGGCTGCTCGCCGGCCAGGGCTCGCCCAACATCACGGTTGTGGGCGACGACGACCAGGCCATATACCGCTGGCGGGGCGCGGCCGCCGCCAACCTGCTCGCCTTCCGCTCCCTCTTCCCGGGCGCGAGGCAGGTGGTCCTCCGCGAGAACTACCGGTCGACCCAGGCCATCCTGGACGCGGCCGGCCGCCTCATCGCCTACAACAACCCCTACCGCCTAGAGGTCGTGGCGGGGATCGACAAGCGCCTACGCGCGGAGCGCAGCGCGGGGCGGCCCGTGCGGCATCGGCACTTCGATACCGTCTCCGCGGAGGCGGACGGGGTGGCGGCGATGGTGGCGGAGTTTCTGGAGGAGGGGCGGCGGCCCCGCGACATCGCCCTGCTCGTGCGCAGCAACGGCGACGCCGACCCCTTCCTGCCCGCCCTCAACCTCAGGGCCATCCCCCATCGCTTCAGCGGCAGCCGGGGCCTCTACGCGCGGGAGGAGGTGCGGCTTCTCGTCTGCTTCCTCCGGGCCCTGGCCAATCCTGAGGACTCGGTCTCCCTCTTCTATCTGGCCGCCTCTGAGCTGTACGCCCTCCCCCCCGTCGACCTCCTCCGCCTGAACCGCTACGCCACCAAGAAGAGCCGGCCCCTCCTCGAGGTCCTGCGGGGCCTGCCCGCAAACGAGGACCTCCTGGGCGTGGGCGAGGAGGCGCGGCAGGCCGCGGGCCGGGTTCTCGAAGACCTGGGGCGCGCGGCCGGTGACGTGCCGAACCTTCGTACGGGGGAGGTGCTCTACCGCTTCTTGCAATCCTCCGGCCTGCTCGCCCGCCTCTCCCGCGAGGCCACGGCGGAGGGGGAGACCCGGGTCCGCAACATCGCCCGCTTCTTCGAGGGGGTGAAGGCCTACGCCGATCTGGCCGAGCACGACCGCGTCCCCAACTTCGTGGCCCACCTGGACCTCCTGCGCGAGGCGGGGGACGACCCCGCGGTGGCGGAGGCCGATCCCGACGAGGACGCCGTCCACGTCCTCACCGTGCACAAGGCCAAGGGGCTGGAGTTCCCGGTCGTGTTCCTGGTTGGCTGCGCGGAGTGGCGGTTCCCCCTGAGGCCCCGGCCGGGGCCGCTGGAGTTGCCGGGGGCGCTGGTCAAGGAGACTCTGGCCGGGGGAGACCCCCACCTGCAGGAGGAGCGGCGCCTGTTCTACGTGGCCATGACCCGGGCCAAGGACGAGCTCGTCATCACCTCCGCCGCCGACTACGGCACGTCGCGTCCGCGCAAGCGCTCGCGCTTCCTGGTGGAAGCGCTCGACCTCCCTTCGCCCGCGCCCGCGCCCCGTCGGACCCGGGCTACGGAGGCCCTGGCCCGTCACCAGAGGGCCCCGGAAGCGACCCCCGACCCGGGCGCGGCGCCCCGCGAGGATGAGGTGCTCCGCCTCTCCTTCCGTCAGATCGATGACTACGAGACCTGCCCGCTCAAGTACCGATACATCCACCGGCTGCGGGTGCCCGTGCTCGCCCACCACCGCGTGCTCTTCGGCAGCGCCGTCCACAAGGCGGTGCAGGAGCACTTCCGGGCGCGGGTGGAGGGCCGGCCCTTCTCCGCCGACGCGCTCGTGGAGGCCTTCCGGCGGGTCTGGGTCTCCGAGGGCTTTCTCTCCCGCGAGCACGAGGAGCGGAGCCTGCGGGCGGGCGAGGAGATGCTGCGCCGCTTCCATGCGGAGGAGGCCGCCGACCCCCTGCATCCCACGGGGGTGGAGAAAGACTTTGCCTTCTACCTCGAACCCGAGGGCGGGGCCCCTTTCTGGGCCAAGGTGGCGGGCCGCTACGACCTGGTGGTGGAGGGGGCCAAGGGGATCACGATCCTGGACTTCAAGACGGGGGCCGTGGGCGACCAAGAGAAGGCCCAGGAGCGGGCCCGGGAGAGCCTCCAGCTCGACATCTACGCGCTCGCCCACCTCCGGACGACCGGTCGTCTCCCCGAGAGGGTGGAGCTGCGCTTCCTGGAATCGGGCCAGCGGGGAGGGAAGACGCCGACCCGGGAGGAGGCGGCCGCGACCGAAGCCCGGATCCGGGCTTCGGCCGCGCTCATCCGGGAGAACGCTTTCCCTGCCCGGCCGTCCTACATGGCTTGCGGGCAGTGTCCCTTCCGGGAGATCTGCCCCCACACCGCGCGCGGGCCCGAGGCCGAGCACGACCCGTCGACGGCGACCCCCGAGTTGGCTTAG
- a CDS encoding NAD(P)-dependent oxidoreductase, with product MEKRIGFAGLGLMGSRMARCLLDKGLPLSVWSRTPERCEPLAKAGARVARSPRDLAEHSEVVVACVADPAAVERVVFAEDGVLGAARPGFRYLETSTISPELSRRVAEALRARGADALEAPVTGSKLGAEKGTLLFMTGGRREVHEELMPVMMAMGSKAIYCGETGQASVVKLIGNTLISFMLEGLCEGILLARKAGVSIETLIEVVMASGYSSPYYAFKGGAIARRDFDTHFSIDLLVKDQTLMLAEAASQRLPLPGLAAIREVFQAARAQGYGQEDIGAVVKALERAAGD from the coding sequence ATGGAGAAGCGGATTGGTTTTGCCGGGCTCGGACTCATGGGCAGCCGCATGGCCCGATGCCTGCTGGACAAGGGCTTGCCCCTCTCGGTGTGGAGCCGGACTCCCGAGCGGTGCGAGCCCCTGGCCAAGGCGGGAGCCCGGGTGGCCCGGAGTCCCCGCGATCTGGCCGAGCACTCGGAGGTGGTGGTCGCGTGCGTGGCCGACCCCGCGGCGGTGGAGAGGGTGGTGTTCGCGGAAGACGGGGTGCTCGGCGCGGCGCGTCCCGGCTTCCGCTACCTCGAGACCTCGACCATCTCCCCGGAGCTGTCCCGGCGGGTGGCGGAGGCGCTCCGCGCACGGGGAGCCGATGCCCTGGAGGCCCCGGTCACAGGGTCCAAGCTGGGTGCGGAGAAGGGAACGCTGCTCTTCATGACGGGGGGCCGCCGGGAGGTGCACGAGGAGCTGATGCCGGTGATGATGGCCATGGGCAGCAAGGCCATCTACTGCGGCGAGACCGGTCAAGCCTCGGTGGTCAAGCTCATTGGCAACACCCTTATCTCCTTCATGCTCGAGGGCTTGTGCGAGGGCATCCTCCTCGCCCGCAAGGCCGGGGTCTCGATCGAGACCCTGATCGAGGTTGTGATGGCCTCTGGCTACTCCTCCCCCTACTACGCCTTCAAGGGCGGCGCCATCGCCCGGCGCGACTTCGACACTCATTTCTCGATAGATCTCCTGGTCAAGGACCAGACCCTGATGCTGGCCGAGGCCGCCTCCCAGCGCCTGCCCCTCCCCGGCTTGGCCGCCATCCGGGAGGTCTTCCAGGCCGCCCGCGCCCAGGGTTATGGGCAGGAGGACATCGGGGCGGTCGTCAAGGCCCTGGAGAGGGCGGCCGGAGACTGA
- the rmuC gene encoding DNA recombination protein RmuC — MGFALLAVAIVAVAVLLARREPRTAPALDAVARSLAQLQSELVRVGRAQEELKSEMHRGREASLREIADATQGIRGEIGQAHRALAEVKALEQGRARQMDEAAESLRRLEAVVAGSGSRGAAGENILARAFANLPPDLLACNVAFGSKVVEYALRLPGGRFLPIDSKWTSAASLERLAEADDPQERRRLGEQVARDVRGRIREMGKYLDPERTLSLALLAVPDAVYAAAPEAHGDGYREGVLVVPYSLALPYVLALYRLTLRFGSVVDTDQLSARLRALDESLRRIDEEVEGRLSRGLVQVENAREALRDHVGEAQRTCARLLRTTEPESLAVLPAVDAPSGSLTVT; from the coding sequence TTGGGGTTCGCGCTCCTGGCCGTCGCGATCGTGGCCGTGGCCGTGCTTCTCGCCCGGCGCGAGCCGCGGACCGCGCCCGCCCTCGACGCCGTGGCCCGGAGCCTGGCCCAGCTCCAGAGCGAGCTCGTTCGCGTGGGCCGCGCCCAGGAGGAGCTCAAGAGCGAGATGCACCGCGGGCGGGAAGCCTCTCTGCGCGAGATCGCGGACGCGACCCAGGGAATCCGCGGTGAGATCGGCCAGGCGCATCGCGCCCTGGCCGAGGTGAAGGCCTTGGAGCAGGGGCGAGCGCGGCAGATGGACGAGGCGGCGGAGAGCCTCCGGCGCCTGGAAGCGGTGGTGGCCGGCTCCGGCTCCCGGGGGGCCGCGGGCGAGAACATCCTGGCCCGCGCCTTCGCCAACCTTCCCCCCGACTTGCTCGCCTGCAACGTGGCCTTCGGCAGCAAGGTCGTGGAGTATGCGCTCAGGCTGCCGGGCGGCCGATTCCTTCCCATCGACAGCAAGTGGACGAGCGCGGCCAGCCTGGAGCGGCTGGCGGAGGCCGACGATCCCCAGGAGCGTCGAAGGCTCGGCGAGCAGGTGGCCCGGGACGTGCGCGGCCGCATCCGCGAGATGGGCAAGTACCTGGACCCCGAGCGCACCCTGTCCCTCGCGCTCCTGGCCGTCCCCGACGCCGTTTACGCGGCCGCGCCCGAGGCCCACGGCGATGGCTATCGTGAGGGTGTGCTCGTCGTGCCCTACTCGCTCGCCCTCCCTTACGTGCTCGCCCTCTATCGACTCACCCTTCGCTTCGGATCGGTGGTGGACACCGATCAGCTCTCGGCGCGGCTGCGGGCCCTCGACGAGTCTCTCCGGAGGATCGACGAGGAAGTGGAGGGGCGGCTCTCCCGGGGCCTCGTCCAGGTGGAGAACGCCCGCGAGGCGCTGCGGGACCACGTGGGCGAGGCCCAGCGCACGTGCGCGCGCCTTCTCCGCACGACCGAGCCCGAGAGCCTGGCCGTCCTCCCTGCCGTCGACGCCCCCTCCGGGAGTTTGACCGTCACTTAA